AGGTGACGCCGTCCTCGCCGATCTCCTTGTTGGGCAGGGAGAAGACCTGAAAGCCGCCGCTGTCGGTCAGGATCGGCCCCTGCCAGTTCATGAACCGGTGCAGTCCTCCCGCCTTTGCGACCAGACCTTCGCCCGGCCGCAGGTGGAGGTGGTAGGTGTTGGCGAGGATGATCTGTGCCCCTGCGGCCGCGACCTGGTCCGGCGTCATGGCCTTGAGGGCACCGTGGGTGCCGACTGGCATGAAAATGGGGGTCTCGATGGTTCCGTGCGGCGTGTGAATCCGGCCGCGCCGGGCGCAGGTGGTGCTGTCTTGTGCCAGAAGTTCGAAACGAAACATGAACGGCCTTTCTGCTGTGGTGTGGAGTATGGGTTCTTGTAACAGAAAACGGCCGGCGCAACAAGCCGTCGGTTGTCGCACGGAGGCTGGCAAAAGTGGTTGTCTCAAAGGTGGTTACGGCCCGTTTTCGTATCCGAACGGGGTTTGAAAAACTGTATACAGTGTGCATCTTTTCGGTTGACACGTATACAGGTTCGATGGTATCTAGTCCACGCTTGCAGGGCCCGTTTTCCGGGCGCTTTTTCCCTATTGACTGTGCCTTTAAAACTCTTGTTGAACAGGGGGTTTGCCGATGTCGTCAGATACCGAGTGGAGAGGACCACCAGCCCGCCGCAGTCTATCCGATCCAGATTGTAAGCACCGCTTTCCCCTGAACGTTCCGAACTTACATTTCGAGGGATTAAAAACATGAGTATGCTGAAAAGTTCCGTAGGTCGAAAGGTCATCATGGCCGTCACCGGCCTGATCCTGATTCTTTTCATTACCGGGCATGTTCTGGGTAACATGTCGCTCTATGCCGGACCTGACGGCATCAACGCCTATGCGGTCCATCTGCGCGATCTCGGTCCGCTGCTCTGGGTTGTGCGCCTGGTCATGCTGGTCGTGTTCGTGGCCCACATCTGGCTCGGCATCTCCCTGACCCTGGAGAACCGCTCGGCCCGCCCGGTCAGCTACACCCAGAAGGTGAACCAGAAGACCTCGTTCGCCGCCGAGACCATGATCGTCAGCGGTCTGGTGATTCTGGTCTTCGTGGTCTATCACCTTCTCAACTTCACCCTGCACGCCGTCGGTGTGCCGGCCGGGACCGGCGAACTGATGGACGCCGCCGGGCGTTTCGACGTCTACACCATGGTGGTGACCAGCTTCAAGCAGGTCAAGCTGAACGTCCTGCTCTACGTCGTCGGCATGGTGGCCCTCTTCCTCCATGTCAGCCACGGTTTCCAGAGCTGGATCCAGACCCTGGGCTGGAACAACACCAGAACCCTGCCGGCCTTCACCAAGGTCAGCAAGCTCTACGCCTTCGTCGTGGCGCTGGCCTATATCTCGATTCCGATTCTTGCTCTCGCGATTCTCAAAGCTTAGGGGGTACCGACTGTGATACTCGATGGAAAATGTCCGACCGGACCGATTCAGGAAAGCTGGGACAAGCACCGTTTTGAACTCAAACTGGTGAATCCCGCGAACAAGCGCAAATTCAAGATTCTCGTGGTTGGTACTGGCCTTGCCGGCGGCGCCGCCGCCGCGACTCTCGGCGAGCTTGGCTACAATGTCGAGGCCTTCTGTTATCAGGACAGTGCCCGCCGCGCCCATTCGATCGCCGCCCAGGGCGGCATCAACGCCGCCAAGAACTATCCGAACGACGGCGACAGCATCTTCCGCCTCTTCTACGACACCATGAAGGGCGGCGACTTCCGCGCCCGCGAGGCCGACGTCTGGCGTCTGGCCCAGGTTTCGAACAACATCATCGACCAGTGCGTCGCCCAGGGCGTGCCCTTCGCCCGCGATTACGCCGGTTATCTCGACAACCGCTCCTTCGGCGGCGCCCAGGTCTCCCGGACCTTCTACGCCCGCGGCCAGACGGGGCAGCAGCTGCTGCTCGGCGCCTACCAGGCGCTGTCGCGCCAGGTGAAGGCCGGTACGGTGAAGATTTTCGCCCGCCGCGAAATGCTTGATTTGGTCGTGGTCGACGGTGTCGCCAAGGGGATCACCTGCCGCAACCTGGTGACCGGCGAGATCGAATCCTACTGGGGTGATGCCGTGGTGCTGGCCACCGGCGGTTACGTCAACGTCTTCTACCTGTCGACCAACGCCATGGGCTGCAGCGTCACCGCCACCTGGAAGGCGGCGAAGAAGGGCGCGTTTTTCGCCAACCCCTGCTACACCCAGATTCATCCGACCTGCATCCCGCAGTCGGGCGACCATCAGTCGAAGCTGACCCTGATGTCCGAGTCGCTGCGTAACGACGGCCGCTGCTGGGTGCCGAAGAAGAAGGAGGACTGCGGCAAGGCTCCGGGCGAGATTCCGGACGAGGACCGCGACTACTACCTGGAGCGCAAATACCCCTCCTTCGGCAACCTGGCCCCGCGCGACATCGCCTCGCGTGCCGCCAAGGAGCAGTGCGACGACGGTCGCGGCATCGGCCCCGGCGGTCGTGGCGTCTACCTCGACTTCGCCGACGCCATCAAACGCTTCGGCAAGGACGTGATCGCCGCCCGCTACGGCAACCTGTTCCAGATGTACGAAAAGATCACCGACGAGGATGCCTACCAGGTGCCGATGCGCATCTATCCGGCGCCGCACTACGCCATGGGCGGTCTCTGGGTCGACTACAACCTGATGAGCAACATCCCCGGCCTGTTCGTGCTCGGTGAAGCCAACTTCTCGGTGCATGGAGCCAACCGTCTCGGTGCTTCGGCGCTGATGCAGGGTCTGGCCGACGGCTATTTCGTCATCCCCTACACCATCGCCGGCTACCTGGCCACTGTCACTCCCGGTACCGTCAAGACCGATGCTCCCGAATTCCGGGAGTCGGCCGAGCAGGTCAAGGCGCAGATCGACAAGCTGCTCTCCATCAAGGGCAAGAAGACCGTTGCTGAGCTGCACCGCGAGCTGGGCCGGGTCATGTGGGAAGACGTCGGCATGGCCCGCTCGAAGGAGAGCCTCGAGCACGCTCTGAAGCGGATTCCGGAAATCCGCAACGAGTTCTGGGAGAACGTCAACGTCACCGGCACCAACGAAGAGATCAACCAGCAGCTGGAGAACGCCGGCCGCCTGGCCGATTTCCTCGAATTTGCCGAACTCCTCGCCAAGGACGCCCTGCACCGCGAAGAATCCTGCGGCGGGCACTTCCGCGTCGAGCATCAGACCGAGGACGGCGAAGCCAAGCGCGATGACGAGAACTTCGCCTACGTGGCCGCCTGGGAGTTCAAGGGCACCGACAAGGAGCCCGAACTGCACAAGGAGCCGCTGAAATTCGAGAACGTCAAACTTGCTGTGAGGAGTTACAAATAATGGCTGAAAAAGGTATGAATCTGACACTGCACGTCTGGCGGCAGAAGAACGCCAGCGACCCCGGACGGTTGGAGCAGTACCAGGCAAAGAATATCAGCCCGGACAGCTCCTTTCTGGAAATGCTCGACCAGGTCAACGAAGAGCTGATCAAGGAGGGCAAGGAGCCGATCGTCTTCGATCACGACTGTCGCGAGGGCATCTGCGGCATGTGTTCGCAGGTCATCAACGGCATTCCTCACGGCCCCGAGAAGGAGGCGACCGTCTGCCAGCTGCACATGCGGCGCTTCAAGGATGGCGACGCCATCTTCATCGAGCCCTGGCGCTCGCGTGCCTTCCCGGTGATGAAGGACCTGATCGTCGACCGCAGCGCCCTGGACCGCATCATCCAGGCCTATGGCTACACCTCGGCTCATACCGGCGGTGTTCCCGACGGCAATGCCATTCCGGTGTCGAAGACCTACGCCGACGCCGCCATGGACGCCGCCGCCTGCATCGGTTGCGGTGCCTGCGTCGCGGCCTGCCCCAACGCTTCCGCCATGCTGTTCACCGCGGCCAAGGTGTCGCATCTCGCCCTGCTGCCTCAGGGCAAGGTCGAGGCCACCCGCCGGGTCAAGGCGATGGTCGCCCAGCATGACGAGGAAGGTTTCGGCAACTGCACCAATCATTACGAGTGCGAGGCTGCCTGCCCGAAGGGCATCAGCGTCAATTTCATTGCCCGGATGAACCGGGAGTATCTCAAGGCCCTGCCCAAGGCCGACTGATACAGTCGCATGTCCGACTCGGGGCGGATCTTCGGATCCGCCCTTTTTTTATCGGCGGCCATGGGGTAAAAGGGAGAAAAGCGCGACCGGCATGATGGGGGCGAGAGAATGGAATTGCGACCTGCCAGCGGCGACTGGAAGGATATCGACGCGGGATTGCTGCGTCTGCATCTGGAATTCGAGGAGGATTTTCGCCTCGACCTGCCGCAGCTGCTCCTTCTGCGCCGGGAGGTGAACCGGGCGGCAAAGGCCCTGGCGAAGATGCGCTCCGGCGACGAATGCCGCTCCCTGCGCCTGCTGACGGCGCCGCCACCATCGGACGATCCGCAGGTCAGGCGCTATCTCGCCAAGCCGCCGGTGCCCTACGTGCTCCGTCCCGTTCCCGGCCTGCCGCGGATCCTGACGGCAGGCGATTCTCTCGATCTCGACTTCTTTCTTTTCGGCGGCGGCAGGGAACTGGCGGCAACCCTGATCGATCTCTTCGTCTACATCGGCGAATGCGGTTTCTGCAACGGGGAGGGGAAATTTTCCCTAAGCCGGGTCAGTGTCGTCGACGAGCGAGGCGAAGCCGTTGCCGTCTGGTGTCCGGGACAGGTTTGGACCAGCCCGCAATGGCCGCTCTTCTTTTTCGATCGTGAGCCGCAGCTTTTGCCGGGCCAGCGTGGCGCGATCCGCTTCATCACGCCCGCCCGGCTGATGCGGAGGGGCAAACCCCTCTTCAGGCCGTCGCTGGCGCAGCTCTTCCCTTTTATTGTCCGTCGTGTCTGCGGTATGTGCCACTACTGGTGCGGCGTCGACCTGCTGGCCGATCCGGGCGATTTCTTTGCCAACCTTCCGCAAGAAGATATTCGGGGTGGCCTGCAATGGCGGGACTGGCGGACGCTGTCCGGTGACAGGGGGGAACAGCCGGTCGGCGGGCTCGTCGGCCGCATTGCCGTGCCGGCAGAATGGCTTGCGTACGGAGCTCCCTTCTTTATGCTCGGAGCGCGTCTCAATCTCGGCAAGGGAGCGGCCTGCGGTGCCGGGGCCTGGGAGCTGGTTCTGGAACCGTGATCTCCCTGATCGCTTGCGACCGCCGCCCTCTTGGTTATACTTTTGTAAAATCCTGTAAATACAGGGAGGTACTTTATGGCGGACATCTGGAAAGAGCGGGAACGGGCCCTGGAAAACGAATACATCTACCGTCGGGAGAGAGAGCTGATCCAGAAGATGCGCAAGGAAACGAAGGAGCGGCTGATCCGGGAGCTCTGCCGCAATCGCTGTCCCAAGTGCGGCGAAGAGATTCAGGCGATGACCTTTCGCGGCGTTCCGCTCGACAAGTGTCCCGGTTGCGGTGGTGTCTGGCTCGGTCCGCGCGATCTGCAGATCCTCTCCGAAAAGGATCACCGGACCTGGTTCGAAAAATGGTTCAAGGACGAGGAAGCCGCCGAGACGAGCCGGGCGGCCGGCGAATAGGCGCCAGGGGGGCAGCGTACGATGTCGTTTTTCGGTTTTTTGCTGCTTGCGGTCCTGATTCTCGCCGGAGCCTGGTTTTACCAGTGGTTGCGCCGGGTCGAGGAGGAGATCCGGGCCGAGCTCGGCACCGGTGACGAGCCGGCTGAAGGGTCGACAACAGACGCTGAAGATTCGGCCACGGATGGTGAGGAGATCGGCACTGCCAGAAGTGCGAATGCGTCCGGAGTAGATGGAGACGAGCTGGTTCGGGCTGTGCTGGCGGCGGTTGCCGCCGAGCCGGGCGTGAAACAGACCGCGCTGTACGACCGGTTTTCCGAACTGCCGAAGAAACGGCTGCAGGAGCTCTTTCGCCGACTGGAGAAGGACGGGCTGCTGACCAGGGAGAAGGAGAGGGGGACCTACCGGCTCTATCGCCGGAAGTGAAAGGCAAATACGACCGGAAAGATGATGGACAGAAGGCCCGCCGGAATTGCCGGCGGGCCTTGTTTTTTCATGGTGCGCAGCGTGAGCTACTTCAGGTTGTAGAAGACGCCCCGGCCGGCGAAGACGGCGACGGAATCGAGTTCGTCCTCGATGCGCAGAAGCTGGTTGTATTTGCAGATGCGGTCGGTGCGGCAGAGAGAGCCTGTCTTAATCTGACCGGCGTTGGTGGCCACGACCAGGTCGGCGATGGTGGTGTCTTCCGTTTCGCCGCTGCGGTGCGAAACGACGGCGGTGTAGCCGGCGCGCTTGGCCATCTCGATCGCTTCGAGGGTTTCGGTCAGGGTGCCGATCTGGTTGAGCTTGATCAGGATCGAGTTGGCGATTCCCCTGTCGATGCCCTCTTTCAGAATCCGGGTGTTGGTGACGAACAGGTCGTCGCCGACCAGCTGAATCCGTCCGGAAAGCCGCTCGGTCAGAAGTTTCCAGCCGTCCCAGTCGTTTTCCGCCATGCCGTCCTCGATGGAGATGATCGGATAGCGGTTGACCAGGTCTTCGTAGAAGTCGACCACCTGCTCGGCGCTCTTGAGCGCGTCTTTCTCGTTGGCGAAGTTGTACTTGCCGTTTTCGTAGAGTTCGGAGGCGGCGACATCGAGAGCCAGCAGAACCTGCTCCCCGGCCTTGTAGCCGGCGGCCTCGATCGCTTCCATGATCACCTGCAGGGCTTCTTCGTTGCTGCCGAGGTCGGGGGCGAAGCCGCCTTCGTCGCCGACGGCCGTGTTGTAGCCTTTCTCCTTGAGCACCTTCTTCAGGTGATGGAAGATCTCGGCGCCCATGCGCAGGGCTTCCTTGAAGGAATCGGCGCCGGCAGGCATGATCATGAACTCCTGGATGTCGACGTTGTTGTCGGCGTGGGCGCCGCCGTTGAGAATGTTCATCATCGGCAGCGGCAGTTCCTTGGCGTTGGCGCCGCCGATGTACTGGTACAGCGGCAGGCCGGCGTCCTCGGCGGCTGCCTTGGCGCAGGCGAGCGAGACGCCGAGGGTGGCGTTGGCGCCGAGGTTGCTCTTGAAGTCGGTGCCGTCGAGTTCGATCAGCTTCCGGTCGATGCCGGCCTGGTCGGAGGCTTCCCATCCGATGATGGCGTCGGCGATGACCTCGTTGACATTTTCCACCGCCTTGGTCACACCCTTGCCAAGGTAGCGGCCCTTGTCGCCGTCGCGCAACTCGATCGCTTCGCGCTCGCCGGTCGAAGCGCCGCTGGGAACGGCGGCACGACCCATGGCGCCGCTTTCGAGGAAGACTTCGACCTCGACGGTGGGATTGCCCCGCGAATCGAGGATTTCTCGAGCATAAACGTCAATGATTTCACTCATTTTATCCCCCTTGCCGGTTGTTGATGCAGCACTGGTTTCGCTGAAAACGT
This window of the Geothermobacter ehrlichii genome carries:
- a CDS encoding succinate dehydrogenase cytochrome b subunit, with amino-acid sequence MSMLKSSVGRKVIMAVTGLILILFITGHVLGNMSLYAGPDGINAYAVHLRDLGPLLWVVRLVMLVVFVAHIWLGISLTLENRSARPVSYTQKVNQKTSFAAETMIVSGLVILVFVVYHLLNFTLHAVGVPAGTGELMDAAGRFDVYTMVVTSFKQVKLNVLLYVVGMVALFLHVSHGFQSWIQTLGWNNTRTLPAFTKVSKLYAFVVALAYISIPILALAILKA
- a CDS encoding fumarate reductase/succinate dehydrogenase flavoprotein subunit, whose protein sequence is MILDGKCPTGPIQESWDKHRFELKLVNPANKRKFKILVVGTGLAGGAAAATLGELGYNVEAFCYQDSARRAHSIAAQGGINAAKNYPNDGDSIFRLFYDTMKGGDFRAREADVWRLAQVSNNIIDQCVAQGVPFARDYAGYLDNRSFGGAQVSRTFYARGQTGQQLLLGAYQALSRQVKAGTVKIFARREMLDLVVVDGVAKGITCRNLVTGEIESYWGDAVVLATGGYVNVFYLSTNAMGCSVTATWKAAKKGAFFANPCYTQIHPTCIPQSGDHQSKLTLMSESLRNDGRCWVPKKKEDCGKAPGEIPDEDRDYYLERKYPSFGNLAPRDIASRAAKEQCDDGRGIGPGGRGVYLDFADAIKRFGKDVIAARYGNLFQMYEKITDEDAYQVPMRIYPAPHYAMGGLWVDYNLMSNIPGLFVLGEANFSVHGANRLGASALMQGLADGYFVIPYTIAGYLATVTPGTVKTDAPEFRESAEQVKAQIDKLLSIKGKKTVAELHRELGRVMWEDVGMARSKESLEHALKRIPEIRNEFWENVNVTGTNEEINQQLENAGRLADFLEFAELLAKDALHREESCGGHFRVEHQTEDGEAKRDDENFAYVAAWEFKGTDKEPELHKEPLKFENVKLAVRSYK
- a CDS encoding succinate dehydrogenase/fumarate reductase iron-sulfur subunit, with the translated sequence MNLTLHVWRQKNASDPGRLEQYQAKNISPDSSFLEMLDQVNEELIKEGKEPIVFDHDCREGICGMCSQVINGIPHGPEKEATVCQLHMRRFKDGDAIFIEPWRSRAFPVMKDLIVDRSALDRIIQAYGYTSAHTGGVPDGNAIPVSKTYADAAMDAAACIGCGACVAACPNASAMLFTAAKVSHLALLPQGKVEATRRVKAMVAQHDEEGFGNCTNHYECEAACPKGISVNFIARMNREYLKALPKAD
- the cas6 gene encoding CRISPR system precrRNA processing endoribonuclease RAMP protein Cas6 — translated: MELRPASGDWKDIDAGLLRLHLEFEEDFRLDLPQLLLLRREVNRAAKALAKMRSGDECRSLRLLTAPPPSDDPQVRRYLAKPPVPYVLRPVPGLPRILTAGDSLDLDFFLFGGGRELAATLIDLFVYIGECGFCNGEGKFSLSRVSVVDERGEAVAVWCPGQVWTSPQWPLFFFDREPQLLPGQRGAIRFITPARLMRRGKPLFRPSLAQLFPFIVRRVCGMCHYWCGVDLLADPGDFFANLPQEDIRGGLQWRDWRTLSGDRGEQPVGGLVGRIAVPAEWLAYGAPFFMLGARLNLGKGAACGAGAWELVLEP
- a CDS encoding TFIIB-type zinc ribbon-containing protein codes for the protein MADIWKERERALENEYIYRRERELIQKMRKETKERLIRELCRNRCPKCGEEIQAMTFRGVPLDKCPGCGGVWLGPRDLQILSEKDHRTWFEKWFKDEEAAETSRAAGE
- the eno gene encoding phosphopyruvate hydratase, producing the protein MSEIIDVYAREILDSRGNPTVEVEVFLESGAMGRAAVPSGASTGEREAIELRDGDKGRYLGKGVTKAVENVNEVIADAIIGWEASDQAGIDRKLIELDGTDFKSNLGANATLGVSLACAKAAAEDAGLPLYQYIGGANAKELPLPMMNILNGGAHADNNVDIQEFMIMPAGADSFKEALRMGAEIFHHLKKVLKEKGYNTAVGDEGGFAPDLGSNEEALQVIMEAIEAAGYKAGEQVLLALDVAASELYENGKYNFANEKDALKSAEQVVDFYEDLVNRYPIISIEDGMAENDWDGWKLLTERLSGRIQLVGDDLFVTNTRILKEGIDRGIANSILIKLNQIGTLTETLEAIEMAKRAGYTAVVSHRSGETEDTTIADLVVATNAGQIKTGSLCRTDRICKYNQLLRIEDELDSVAVFAGRGVFYNLK